From Leptotrichia wadei, one genomic window encodes:
- a CDS encoding RnfABCDGE type electron transport complex subunit D yields MKNNEKSLMEEILGRKKDNSKNELLDNDDTLLNSTVHSLPKTEKLQNNYSQNSETNKNNNKVKNLNNTGKLEKVKKIKEKEIKKDKINIKKIFSKKEVPESDKEIKRKKIIKSFFKKRKLKKLSFTPYIRTEIEVRDIMKDVIISLFPAIIASALVYGTRALLLIAFSVLSAVVTEKLFSKYFLNDNNSVHDLSAVITGILLAMTLAPLTPLPIVIFGACMAVIFGKLIYGGIGKNIFNPAVIGWEFMTVFFSSAMSSGTIWFSQELLQSSGIKFFTGFNNSMFSNYLDGLLLTPSGSVGSYSAFALILGGLYLLLKNRISWHIPVSLFVTFFLVTIFLKSNVSTGGLLLTGIFMATDMPTSPSSAPGKIYYGIMLGLVIGLLSILGIKNEILSYVLLILNPFARIINKVFRPAVFGYAVKEEMLKNSGKMILLTLGIFAFAIIFAGIHKIGAMPYLVYLYILISTLNLISSKNKIIHKNLKNAI; encoded by the coding sequence ATGAAAAATAACGAAAAATCGTTAATGGAAGAAATATTAGGCAGAAAAAAAGATAACAGTAAAAATGAACTTTTAGACAATGATGACACGCTTTTAAATTCTACAGTTCACAGCCTTCCAAAAACTGAAAAATTACAAAATAATTACTCTCAAAATTCTGAAACAAATAAAAATAATAATAAAGTAAAAAATTTGAATAATACTGGAAAACTTGAAAAAGTAAAAAAAATAAAAGAAAAAGAAATAAAAAAAGATAAGATTAATATAAAAAAAATATTTTCTAAAAAAGAAGTTCCAGAAAGTGATAAAGAAATTAAAAGAAAAAAAATAATAAAAAGTTTTTTTAAAAAAAGAAAATTAAAAAAACTATCTTTTACTCCATATATAAGAACTGAAATTGAAGTAAGAGACATTATGAAAGATGTAATTATATCATTATTTCCGGCTATCATCGCCTCAGCTTTAGTTTACGGAACGAGAGCGCTTCTTTTAATAGCATTTTCCGTTTTATCCGCTGTTGTAACTGAAAAACTTTTTTCAAAATATTTCCTGAATGACAATAATTCTGTTCATGACTTATCAGCAGTTATAACAGGTATCCTTCTGGCTATGACACTTGCCCCGTTGACTCCATTGCCTATCGTTATTTTTGGAGCCTGCATGGCAGTCATTTTTGGAAAATTGATTTATGGAGGAATCGGAAAAAACATTTTTAATCCTGCTGTAATAGGTTGGGAATTTATGACTGTATTTTTTTCATCTGCAATGTCTTCTGGAACAATCTGGTTCAGTCAAGAATTATTGCAGTCATCTGGAATAAAATTTTTTACAGGATTTAATAATTCTATGTTTTCAAACTATCTAGACGGATTACTATTAACACCCTCAGGATCTGTTGGATCTTATTCGGCATTCGCCTTAATTTTAGGAGGATTATATCTGCTGCTAAAAAATCGTATTTCATGGCATATTCCAGTAAGCCTGTTTGTAACATTTTTTCTAGTTACAATATTTCTAAAAAGCAATGTTTCAACTGGCGGATTATTATTAACAGGAATCTTTATGGCAACAGATATGCCAACAAGCCCATCATCTGCACCAGGAAAAATATACTACGGAATAATGTTAGGACTTGTAATTGGGCTTTTATCAATACTTGGAATAAAAAATGAAATATTATCTTATGTTCTGTTAATATTAAATCCTTTTGCACGAATTATAAACAAAGTTTTTCGACCTGCAGTATTTGGTTACGCTGTAAAGGAAGAAATGTTAAAAAACTCTGGAAAAATGATTTTACTTACTCTTGGAATTTTTGCTTTTGCAATTATTTTTG
- the secE gene encoding preprotein translocase subunit SecE, whose translation MSKFNLKDAIGNLREEYKKIYWPDKIEIYHVTVIVILMTAFIAIYTLLFDTAFNFVLAKISDILRNILGGA comes from the coding sequence ATGAGCAAATTTAATTTAAAGGATGCTATTGGGAATTTACGTGAAGAATATAAAAAAATATATTGGCCGGATAAAATTGAAATTTATCACGTTACTGTAATCGTGATCTTGATGACAGCTTTTATAGCTATATATACACTTCTTTTTGATACAGCGTTTAATTTTGTGCTGGCAAAAATAAGTGATATTCTAAGAAATATTTTAGGAGGCGCGTAA
- the rsxC gene encoding electron transport complex subunit RsxC: MLRRISFKRITNILFSKDIDENEKEAKKNMKKERQPMKPLTKNTEIKEIKDSSLFYIPLSQHIGSLSIPIVEIGDYVKKYEKIGDASGSISANIHSPISGDVVDVVDHFIANGKKIKTIIIANDFQNKEADLTKRELRDLKSIKKDEIFKIIKEAGIVGLGGVQFPTHVKYDIKFRKVETFIINGAECEPYLTSDYSVMKNFTKEILRGLKVIQKLLNPKEIVIGIEEENKELIEIFEKVQDEEEFKIKIELLPVIYPQGSELQLINTITGKEVKKGKLPLEKGVIVSNVSTVKAIYDAFFEGKPLTERIVTISGEKAKNIGNYRLKFGTPVYHIVRELKITNEDKVIFGGPMMGTEIFDSRVPTVKGTSGILFLDTEEIERKSCISCGYCVEACPMNLMPFEFADYYKNGKYEKMATANIQNCIECGACEFVCPSRVPLMESIKTGKLILSELEVKNNEK; this comes from the coding sequence ATGCTTAGAAGAATAAGTTTTAAACGAATAACAAATATACTTTTCAGCAAAGATATTGATGAAAATGAAAAAGAAGCAAAAAAAAATATGAAAAAAGAACGCCAGCCAATGAAACCTCTCACAAAGAATACTGAAATAAAGGAAATTAAGGATTCAAGCCTTTTTTATATACCTCTTTCACAGCATATAGGAAGCCTGTCAATTCCAATAGTAGAAATTGGAGACTATGTAAAAAAATATGAAAAAATCGGAGATGCTTCAGGAAGTATTTCAGCCAATATTCATTCACCAATTTCTGGAGATGTTGTCGACGTTGTCGATCATTTCATCGCAAATGGAAAAAAGATAAAAACAATTATTATTGCAAATGATTTTCAGAACAAGGAAGCGGATTTGACAAAAAGAGAACTTCGTGACTTGAAATCAATAAAAAAAGATGAAATTTTTAAAATAATCAAGGAGGCAGGAATAGTTGGACTTGGAGGAGTGCAGTTCCCTACACATGTAAAATATGATATAAAATTCAGAAAAGTAGAAACTTTTATAATAAATGGCGCTGAATGTGAACCTTATTTAACTTCTGACTATTCTGTCATGAAAAACTTTACAAAAGAGATTTTACGTGGCTTAAAGGTTATACAGAAATTATTAAATCCAAAGGAGATTGTCATTGGAATTGAAGAAGAGAATAAAGAATTAATTGAAATATTTGAAAAAGTACAGGATGAAGAAGAATTTAAAATAAAAATAGAACTGCTTCCTGTAATTTATCCTCAAGGAAGTGAACTGCAATTAATAAACACAATTACTGGAAAAGAAGTTAAAAAAGGGAAACTTCCGCTTGAAAAGGGAGTAATTGTAAGCAATGTAAGTACAGTCAAAGCTATTTATGATGCTTTTTTTGAAGGAAAGCCGTTAACTGAAAGAATTGTGACAATTTCTGGAGAAAAAGCTAAAAATATTGGAAACTACAGATTAAAATTTGGAACTCCAGTTTACCATATTGTGCGGGAATTAAAAATTACTAACGAAGACAAGGTAATTTTTGGCGGACCAATGATGGGAACAGAAATTTTTGATTCTAGAGTGCCGACAGTAAAGGGAACTTCTGGAATATTATTTTTAGACACGGAAGAAATTGAGCGTAAAAGCTGCATTTCTTGCGGATATTGTGTAGAAGCCTGCCCAATGAACCTAATGCCTTTTGAATTTGCAGATTACTATAAAAATGGAAAATATGAAAAAATGGCAACAGCTAATATTCAAAACTGTATTGAATGTGGGGCTTGTGAATTTGTATGCCCTTCAAGAGTTCCTTTGATGGAAAGCATAAAAACTGGAAAATTAATCTTGTCGGAATTGGAGGTAAAAAATAATGAAAAATAA
- the rpmG gene encoding 50S ribosomal protein L33 has product MRVQVILECTETKLRHYVTTKNKKTHPERLEMRKYNPVLKRHSLYREVK; this is encoded by the coding sequence ATGAGAGTACAAGTTATTTTAGAGTGCACTGAAACTAAGTTGAGACATTATGTTACAACTAAAAACAAAAAAACTCATCCTGAAAGATTAGAAATGAGAAAATACAATCCAGTGCTTAAAAGACATTCTCTTTACAGAGAAGTTAAATAA
- a CDS encoding nitronate monooxygenase, with amino-acid sequence MGVGISWDRLAGNVAKNGCLGTISAICTGYYQNMKFVKKAVKGRPLGTENAYNREALFEIFKNARKICGDRPLACNILHAINDYARVVNDALEAGANIIVTGAGLPLELPKLVKDYPDVEIVPIVSSARALKIICKKWKAAGKMPGAVIVEGPKSGGHQGAKYEELFAPEHQLEAILPPIKEERDKWGDFPIIAAGGIWDNNDIKNIMALGADAVQMGTRFIGTYECDASDVLKQVLLEAKEEDIVIVSSPVGYPGRAVKTNLIKTLEPGEKKIQCISNCVFPCERGKGANRVGYCIADSLGDAYLGRLQSGLFFSGANGWRLKELVHVKDLIDELMTGNN; translated from the coding sequence ATGGGAGTTGGAATCAGCTGGGACAGACTTGCTGGAAATGTAGCAAAAAATGGATGTCTTGGAACAATAAGCGCCATCTGCACTGGATATTACCAAAATATGAAATTTGTGAAAAAGGCTGTAAAAGGACGTCCTCTTGGAACAGAAAATGCCTACAATCGTGAAGCGCTTTTTGAAATATTTAAAAATGCAAGAAAAATTTGCGGAGACAGACCGCTTGCCTGCAACATTCTTCATGCGATAAATGATTATGCAAGAGTTGTAAATGATGCGCTTGAGGCTGGAGCAAATATTATTGTTACAGGAGCTGGACTTCCGCTGGAACTTCCAAAGCTTGTAAAAGATTATCCAGATGTGGAAATTGTTCCGATAGTTTCATCAGCCAGAGCATTGAAAATAATTTGTAAAAAATGGAAGGCTGCTGGAAAAATGCCAGGGGCAGTAATTGTAGAAGGTCCAAAAAGCGGAGGACACCAAGGTGCAAAATATGAAGAGCTATTCGCTCCTGAACATCAGCTGGAAGCAATCTTGCCTCCAATAAAGGAAGAACGTGATAAATGGGGAGATTTTCCTATTATTGCAGCAGGTGGAATATGGGACAATAATGATATAAAAAATATTATGGCTCTTGGAGCAGATGCCGTTCAAATGGGAACAAGATTTATCGGTACTTACGAATGTGATGCAAGCGATGTTCTAAAACAGGTATTGCTTGAGGCAAAGGAAGAAGACATTGTAATCGTAAGTTCTCCAGTTGGTTATCCTGGACGTGCAGTAAAAACAAATTTAATCAAAACATTAGAACCTGGTGAGAAAAAAATTCAATGTATAAGCAACTGCGTATTTCCTTGTGAACGTGGAAAAGGAGCAAACAGAGTGGGATACTGTATTGCCGACAGTTTAGGAGATGCTTATCTAGGTAGACTTCAAAGCGGATTATTTTTCTCAGGAGCTAATGGATGGAGATTAAAGGAGCTTGTGCATGTAAAAGATCTGATAGATGAACTTATGACAGGAAATAATTAA
- a CDS encoding DUF441 domain-containing protein, with translation MESFIFLGIILLVGAITNNKSIVFATIFVLILKCLFNITEYFKIKGVNIEGIMTQFRKEGINWGVLIITIAILIPIATGEIGFSHLLSAFKSPVGWVAIISGITVSILSSKGVGLLSGQPEITVALVIGTIMGVVFFKGIAAGPVIASGITFCILKVLELFLKH, from the coding sequence TTGGAAAGTTTTATTTTTTTAGGAATTATTTTACTGGTAGGAGCGATAACTAATAATAAATCTATTGTTTTTGCGACAATTTTTGTGCTGATTCTGAAATGTCTGTTTAATATTACTGAATATTTTAAAATAAAAGGAGTCAATATTGAAGGAATAATGACTCAATTTAGAAAGGAAGGGATAAACTGGGGAGTGCTAATAATTACAATTGCAATTTTAATCCCTATTGCAACTGGAGAAATTGGCTTTTCCCATCTGCTTTCCGCCTTTAAATCCCCAGTTGGATGGGTTGCAATTATAAGCGGAATTACAGTTTCAATCCTTTCTTCCAAAGGAGTCGGACTTCTTTCAGGGCAGCCTGAAATTACAGTTGCCCTTGTAATTGGGACAATAATGGGAGTTGTATTTTTTAAGGGAATTGCGGCTGGACCAGTTATTGCCAGTGGAATTACATTTTGTATTTTAAAGGTGCTGGAGTTATTTTTAAAACATTAA
- a CDS encoding DUF262 domain-containing protein — protein MVATIQVNKQSIKRLLESGKEQMFLIPEYQRPYSWTENETKTLFYDLLEFTESESKKNSEVEGTYFLGSIVSYENEEGEQEIIDGQQRITSLFLLLRAIYTKLISYEEKTIEQENFIRQIQPALWKQEKLTGEVDYKSVLITSRVIDNEGNKILQDILETGIADHKRKDNYSKNYILFQRLFDKLSELSPTLMLEFIYYTLNKVVVFPIKTDSQDDALSVFSTLNDRGLPLSEADIFKAKMYNRIKKEYKKMFIKQWKNLSERATYARENVKQLFYYYMFYLRALEKDIATTTLGLRRFYSKNGFTRLYKSNLLKHLDQILDLWVVMNRHESIDDKPWTENVNIIKILDTLSAYPNESWKYPVVVYYLSHGEKENFEVYFLKFLRKLFLELTANYLVTPSVSAVKADILKLNVDIVDNISPKVAFKNIPITILQERVKTPNKNLVRMILKMVVYNNQDELLPEKWEVEYILPQKWSDRFTESVENKEVKTHINYIGNKIPFERRLTIKATENFFEKKKTSYKKSKIKYVRELIPDDKNDWTFEDIEKRNKKVAEELVKLFITWNGEYEF, from the coding sequence ATGGTTGCAACAATACAAGTTAATAAGCAAAGTATAAAGCGGCTGCTGGAAAGCGGAAAAGAACAGATGTTTTTAATACCTGAATATCAAAGACCATATTCCTGGACTGAAAATGAAACTAAGACGTTATTTTATGATCTTTTGGAGTTTACAGAAAGTGAGTCGAAAAAAAATAGTGAAGTAGAAGGGACATATTTTTTAGGAAGCATTGTTTCTTATGAAAATGAAGAGGGGGAACAGGAAATTATTGATGGACAGCAGAGAATAACTTCCTTATTTTTGCTTCTTCGTGCCATTTATACAAAATTGATTTCTTATGAGGAAAAAACCATTGAACAGGAAAATTTTATAAGGCAAATTCAGCCTGCACTTTGGAAACAGGAAAAACTGACTGGAGAAGTTGACTATAAAAGTGTGCTGATTACATCAAGAGTTATAGATAATGAAGGGAATAAAATTTTGCAGGATATTTTAGAAACAGGAATTGCCGATCATAAGAGAAAAGACAATTATTCTAAAAATTATATTTTATTCCAGAGACTATTTGACAAACTTAGTGAATTAAGTCCGACTCTAATGCTGGAATTTATTTATTACACTTTAAATAAAGTAGTAGTTTTTCCAATAAAGACAGATTCTCAGGATGATGCCCTAAGCGTGTTCTCCACTTTGAATGACAGGGGTCTGCCTTTGTCTGAAGCGGATATATTTAAGGCAAAAATGTATAACAGAATAAAAAAAGAATATAAGAAAATGTTCATTAAGCAATGGAAAAACCTGAGTGAACGGGCAACTTACGCCAGAGAAAATGTAAAACAGCTGTTCTATTACTATATGTTCTATTTGAGGGCATTGGAAAAGGATATTGCAACAACGACACTTGGACTTAGACGTTTTTATTCTAAAAATGGATTTACAAGGCTGTATAAGTCAAATTTACTAAAACATCTGGATCAAATTCTGGATTTGTGGGTTGTAATGAACAGGCATGAATCTATTGACGACAAGCCTTGGACTGAAAATGTAAATATTATTAAAATCTTGGATACTTTGTCGGCATATCCAAATGAATCTTGGAAATATCCAGTTGTTGTATATTATTTGTCACACGGTGAGAAGGAAAATTTTGAAGTATATTTTTTAAAATTTTTAAGAAAGCTGTTTTTAGAATTGACTGCCAATTATCTTGTAACACCAAGTGTTTCAGCAGTAAAAGCGGATATTCTCAAATTAAATGTTGATATAGTTGATAATATTTCTCCAAAAGTTGCGTTTAAAAATATTCCAATCACGATATTACAGGAAAGAGTTAAAACGCCCAATAAAAATCTTGTGCGTATGATTTTAAAAATGGTTGTCTATAATAATCAAGATGAACTGTTGCCTGAAAAATGGGAAGTTGAGTATATATTACCCCAAAAATGGAGTGACCGGTTTACAGAAAGCGTGGAGAATAAAGAAGTTAAAACGCATATAAATTATATAGGAAATAAAATTCCTTTTGAAAGAAGATTGACAATTAAAGCTACAGAAAACTTTTTTGAAAAGAAAAAGACAAGCTATAAAAAATCTAAAATTAAATATGTTAGGGAGTTAATTCCAGATGATAAAAATGACTGGACTTTTGAAGATATTGAAAAAAGAAATAAAAAAGTTGCAGAAGAACTTGTGAAATTATTTATTACTTGGAATGGAGAATATGAATTTTAA